In Corynebacterium ulcerans, one genomic interval encodes:
- a CDS encoding ATP-dependent Clp protease ATP-binding subunit, translating to MFERFTDRARRVIVLAQEEARGLNHNYIGTEHILLGLIHEGEGVAAKALESMGISLEAVRQEVEEIIGHGSEPPVGHIPFTPRAKKVLELSLREGLQMGHKYIGTEFLLLGLIREGEGVAAQVLVKLGADLPRVRQQVIQLLSGYEGGESPENNESGGEAVGAGTGAARAGRGSGAGDRSNSLVLDQFGRNLTQAAKDGKLDPVVGREKEIERIMQVLSRRTKNNPVLIGEPGVGKTAVVEGLALDIVNGKVPETLKDKQLYSLDLGSLVAGSRYRGDFEERLKKVLKEINQRGDIILFIDEIHTLVGAGAAEGAIDAASLLKPKLARGELQTIGATTLDEYRKHIEKDAALERRFQPVNVPEPSVEMTIEILKGLRDRYEAHHRVSITDGALAAAAQLSDRYINDRFLPDKAVDLIDEAGARMRIQRMTAPESIRKVDDRIAEVRREKEAAIDAQDFEKAAGLRDTERKLNEERAEKEKQWRSGDLEEIAEVGEEQIAEVLGNWTGIPVFKLTEEESSRLLRMEDELHKRIIGQEDAVKAVSRAIRRTRAGLKDPRRPSGSFIFAGPSGVGKTELSKALANFLFGDDDALIQIDMGEFHDRFTASRLFGAPPGYVGYEEGGQLTEKVRRKPFSVVLFDEIEKAHKEIYNTLLQVLEDGRLTDGQGRVVDFKNTVLIFTSNLGTQDISKAVGMGFSSVGEHDADGQYTRMKQKVNDELKKHFRPEFLNRIDEVVVFHQLTQDQIVQMVDLLVGRVSKALAQKDMGIELTEKAKSLLARRGFDPVLGARPLRRTIQREIEDALSEKILFGEVGAGEIVTVDVEGWDGESKETDKATFTFAPRPKPLPDFATESPEVVEAQQAVVDAADNPETVPEADFDVEEAKEQ from the coding sequence ATGTTCGAGCGGTTTACCGATCGTGCACGTCGCGTGATCGTCCTGGCACAGGAAGAAGCGCGCGGCCTTAACCACAATTACATCGGCACCGAGCATATTCTGCTCGGACTTATCCATGAGGGTGAGGGTGTTGCTGCAAAGGCCCTCGAATCTATGGGCATCTCCCTGGAAGCGGTTCGCCAAGAAGTAGAAGAAATCATCGGACATGGCTCCGAGCCGCCAGTTGGGCATATTCCTTTTACCCCACGCGCCAAGAAAGTGCTTGAGCTTTCTCTCCGCGAGGGACTACAGATGGGACACAAGTACATCGGTACTGAGTTCCTGCTTTTGGGCTTGATCCGTGAAGGTGAAGGCGTTGCTGCTCAGGTGCTGGTCAAACTCGGGGCAGACCTTCCTCGTGTGCGTCAGCAGGTTATCCAGCTGCTTTCGGGCTACGAAGGCGGAGAGAGCCCAGAGAATAATGAATCAGGCGGCGAAGCCGTGGGTGCGGGCACAGGTGCAGCACGCGCAGGTCGCGGCAGCGGCGCTGGCGATCGCTCCAACTCCTTGGTGCTGGATCAATTCGGTCGAAACCTGACCCAGGCTGCTAAGGACGGCAAGCTGGATCCCGTTGTGGGGCGTGAGAAAGAAATCGAGCGCATCATGCAGGTTCTTTCCCGTCGCACCAAGAACAATCCTGTCTTGATCGGTGAGCCCGGCGTGGGTAAGACCGCCGTAGTTGAAGGCTTGGCGCTAGACATCGTCAACGGCAAGGTGCCCGAGACTCTTAAAGATAAGCAGCTGTACTCCCTAGATCTGGGTTCCTTGGTTGCAGGATCGCGTTATCGCGGCGACTTTGAGGAACGCCTAAAGAAGGTCCTCAAGGAGATTAACCAGCGCGGCGACATCATCTTGTTCATCGACGAGATCCATACCCTGGTAGGCGCCGGCGCAGCTGAAGGCGCTATCGATGCTGCCAGCCTGCTGAAGCCAAAGCTTGCCCGCGGTGAGCTGCAGACCATCGGCGCAACGACTCTCGACGAGTACCGTAAGCACATTGAAAAGGACGCCGCTCTTGAGCGCCGCTTCCAGCCAGTCAACGTGCCGGAACCAAGCGTGGAGATGACCATTGAGATTCTCAAGGGCCTGCGTGACCGCTACGAGGCCCACCACCGCGTTTCCATCACGGACGGCGCGCTAGCAGCCGCAGCACAGCTGTCGGATCGCTATATCAACGACCGCTTCTTACCAGATAAGGCAGTCGACCTTATCGATGAAGCCGGAGCTCGCATGCGTATTCAGCGCATGACCGCCCCCGAGTCGATCCGTAAGGTTGATGACCGCATCGCAGAGGTGCGCCGGGAAAAGGAAGCCGCGATTGATGCGCAGGACTTTGAAAAAGCCGCTGGCTTGCGCGATACCGAGCGGAAGCTGAACGAGGAACGCGCAGAGAAAGAAAAGCAATGGCGTTCTGGCGATCTGGAAGAGATCGCTGAGGTCGGCGAGGAACAGATCGCGGAAGTTCTGGGCAACTGGACGGGCATCCCAGTATTCAAGCTGACAGAAGAGGAGTCCTCTCGTCTGCTGCGCATGGAAGATGAGCTGCACAAGCGCATCATCGGCCAAGAGGATGCAGTCAAGGCTGTATCCCGTGCAATTCGCCGTACCCGCGCCGGTCTAAAGGACCCGCGCCGTCCTTCCGGTTCCTTCATCTTCGCTGGACCATCCGGTGTGGGTAAGACCGAGCTTTCTAAGGCATTGGCTAACTTCCTGTTCGGTGATGATGACGCGCTGATCCAGATCGATATGGGCGAGTTCCATGATCGTTTCACCGCTTCACGCCTGTTCGGTGCTCCTCCCGGATACGTTGGTTATGAGGAAGGCGGCCAGCTCACGGAGAAGGTACGTCGCAAGCCTTTCAGTGTTGTGCTTTTCGACGAAATCGAGAAAGCACACAAAGAGATCTACAACACGCTGCTGCAGGTGTTGGAAGACGGACGGCTTACCGACGGCCAAGGCCGCGTAGTGGACTTCAAGAACACCGTTCTGATCTTCACGTCAAACCTCGGCACGCAGGACATCTCCAAGGCCGTGGGCATGGGCTTTAGCTCTGTCGGCGAGCATGACGCGGATGGCCAGTACACCCGGATGAAGCAGAAGGTTAACGACGAGCTGAAGAAGCACTTCCGCCCTGAATTCCTTAACCGCATCGACGAGGTCGTGGTCTTCCACCAGCTCACACAGGACCAGATCGTTCAGATGGTGGACCTGCTGGTTGGTCGTGTGTCAAAGGCCCTGGCTCAGAAAGACATGGGTATCGAGCTTACCGAGAAGGCAAAGAGTCTTTTGGCACGCAGGGGATTCGATCCAGTGTTGGGTGCACGCCCATTGCGTCGTACGATTCAGCGTGAGATCGAGGACGCACTCTCCGAGAAGATTCTCTTTGGTGAGGTCGGCGCTGGCGAGATCGTCACGGTAGACGTTGAGGGATGGGATGGCGAGTCCAAGGAGACGGACAAGGCCACATTCACCTTCGCGCCACGTCCAAAGCCACTGCCAGATTTTGCCACGGAATCTCCCGAGGTTGTTGAGGCACAGCAGGCCGTGGTCGATGCAGCGGATAATCCTGAGACGGTTCCCGAAGCTGATTTTGACGTAGAAGAAGCTAAGGAACAGTAA
- a CDS encoding DUF4236 domain-containing protein, protein MGITYRKRKKIGKNSWLNLSGSGTSASTKIGPVTLNSRGGVYVKLPGGLSFRGRWK, encoded by the coding sequence ATGGGTATCACTTACCGCAAGCGCAAAAAGATCGGTAAAAATAGCTGGCTGAATCTCTCAGGCTCGGGAACATCAGCGAGCACCAAGATCGGTCCAGTAACGCTGAATAGTCGTGGTGGCGTGTACGTGAAGCTGCCAGGCGGGCTTAGCTTCAGAGGTCGCTGGAAATAG